A single Euwallacea similis isolate ESF13 chromosome 1, ESF131.1, whole genome shotgun sequence DNA region contains:
- the LOC136409963 gene encoding apyrase isoform X2, whose translation MKETFYRKILEKWNITQEFMNKLSFDAMVLGDHEFDDGVGVVPFITSLTTSVVTVNINYAEVSNIQDTYSKSVVVERDGKKIRIIRVIYSKTNTIAATGSLVFYPESSSVNAEAERLVSEEGVFTNIVLSHCGYDVDQEIAANASEKIGLIVGAHSHTFLWTGDNPPGPDTPGGPYPTIVTSTRTGKNVLIVQASAYTKYLGNITVYYDSEGEIADYSGAPIYIEHDLPKDEGINKDLEPWDEMIEAEGSMVIGSTLVRLSKTDCYYSECTLGNFVTDAFIFGYSQNAQNNSWTNAAIAIINAGGLRTDIEIGNITYGDMVSSQPFSNTVDLGQLQGKYIKELLEQSAGAYSNGRITSDLKLIQVSGIHVVYNVSRPVGDRVVGLKIRCQECAVPIYEELDENKMYYMAVPSFVVGGGDDFTALSDNLQNLVTGQLDIDIFKRYLKYRSPVYEEQEDRIIVLGAEEVKVTGLDL comes from the exons ATGAAGGAGACATTTTAcaggaaaattttggaaaaatggaaTATTACTCAGGAGTTCATGAACAAACTGTCTTTTGATGCCATGGTATTGGGAGATCACGAATTCGACGATGGTGTAGGAGTGGTTCCGTTTATCACTAGCCTTACAACCTCTGTGGTGACGGTTAACATTAATTATGCAGAAGTATCGAATATCCAAGACACTTATTCTAAGAGTGTTGTGGTCGAACGAGATGGGaagaaaataagaatcatCAGAGTTATATATTCTAAAACCAAC ACCATTGCCGCTACAGGAAGTTTAGTGTTCTACCCTGAATCTTCAAGTGTAAATGCTGAAGCTGAACGTTTAGTGAGTGAAGAGGGGGTTTTTACTAACATTGTTCTCTCCCATTGTGGATATGATGTGGACCAGGAAATAGCAGCAAATGCTAGTGAAAAAATCGGGTTGATTGTGGGGGCTCATTCACACACTTTCCTGTGGACTGGAG acaACCCTCCAGGACCAGACACTCCAGGAGGACCATATCCAACCATAGTAACAAGTACCAGAACCGGGAAAAACGTTCTCATAGTCCAGGCTTCAGCCTATACGAAATACTTGGGCAATATTACGGTTTATTATGATAGTGAAGGTGAAATTGCTGACTACTCTGGAGCCCCCATTTATATAGAACACGATTTACCTAAAG aTGAAGGAATTAATAAAGATTTGGAACCATGGGATGAAATGATTGAGGCAGAAGGTTCGATGGTGATTGGTTCGACTTTAGTGAGATTGTCAAAAACTGATTGCTACTACAGCGAATGCACCTTAGGAAATTTCGTCACTGAtgcttttatttttgga tATTCTCAAAATGCACAAAACAATTCTTGGACTAATGCTGCTATCGCTATAATTAATGCTGGAGGACTAAGAACTGATATTGAAATTGGAA ATATAACTTATGGAGACATGGTGAGTTCCCAACCTTTTTCCAATACTGTAGATCTCGGACAGTTGCaaggaaaatatattaaagaacTTCTGGAGCAATCTGCTGGAGCTTATAGTAATGGAAGAATTACATCTGATTTGAAACTTATTCAGGTTTCAg gaaTCCATGTGGTTTACAACGTGTCAAGGCCTGTAGGAGACAGAGTGGTAGGTTTAAAAATTCGTTGTCAAGAATGTGCTGTTCCAATCTATGAAGAATTAGATGAgaataaaatgtattatatGGCAGTACCATCGTTTGTTGTTGGAG GTGGCGATGACTTTACTGCCCTCTCAgataatttgcaaaatttagtTACAGGGCAACTAGATATAGACATATTCAAACGATATTTGAAATACAGATCTCCAGTTTATGAAGAACAAGAGGACCGGATCATTGTTCTTGGAGCTGAAGAAGTTAAAGTGACTGGACTTGatttataa
- the LOC136409963 gene encoding apyrase isoform X1, whose amino-acid sequence MLALIVFSLITLNIATSNPIGANEDLFELSVVHVNDFHARFAETSTSSGNCNDPDSCIGGFSRLYALIQSLLEEKPNSLLLNGGDNFQGTLYYTLGKWNITQEFMNKLPFDATVLGNHEFDDGIEGVVPFITSLTTPVVTANINDAEEPNIQNTYSKSVVVERDGKKIGIIGVIYSKTNTIAATGSLVFYPESSSVNAEAERLVSEEGVFTNIVLSHCGYDVDQEIAANASEKIGLIVGAHSHTFLWTGDNPPGPDTPGGPYPTIVTSTRTGKNVLIVQASAYTKYLGNITVYYDSEGEIADYSGAPIYIEHDLPKDEGINKDLEPWDEMIEAEGSMVIGSTLVRLSKTDCYYSECTLGNFVTDAFIFGYSQNAQNNSWTNAAIAIINAGGLRTDIEIGNITYGDMVSSQPFSNTVDLGQLQGKYIKELLEQSAGAYSNGRITSDLKLIQVSGIHVVYNVSRPVGDRVVGLKIRCQECAVPIYEELDENKMYYMAVPSFVVGGGDDFTALSDNLQNLVTGQLDIDIFKRYLKYRSPVYEEQEDRIIVLGAEEVKVTGLDL is encoded by the exons ATGTTGGCTTTAatagtattttctttaataaccCTTAACATTGCTACATCCAATCCGATTGGAGCAAATGAAGACTTGTTTGAGCTATCTGTTGTGCACGTAAATGATTTCCACGCAAG ATTTGCCGAGACCAGTACATCTTCAGGCAACTGCAACGATCCTGACTCGTGCATTGGAGGTTTTTCAAGGCTGTATGCCCTTATACAAAGTCTCTTGGAAGAAAAACCCAACTCCCTGCTTCTGAATGGAGGAGACAATTTCCAGGGAACGCTTTATTATACTTTGGGAAAATGGAATATTACTCAGGAGTTCATGAACAAACTACCTTTTGATGCCACAGTATTGGGAAATCACGAATTCGACGATGGTATAGAAGGAGTGGTTCCGTTTATCACTAGCCTTACAACCCCTGTGGTGACGGCTAATATTAATGATGCTGAAGAACCGAATATCCAAAACACTTATTCAAAGAGTGTTGTGGTTGAAAGAGATGGAAAGAAGATAGGAATTATCGGAGtaatttattctaaaaccaat ACCATTGCCGCTACAGGAAGTTTAGTGTTCTACCCTGAATCTTCAAGTGTAAATGCTGAAGCTGAACGTTTAGTGAGTGAAGAGGGGGTTTTTACTAACATTGTTCTCTCCCATTGTGGATATGATGTGGACCAGGAAATAGCAGCAAATGCTAGTGAAAAAATCGGGTTGATTGTGGGGGCTCATTCACACACTTTCCTGTGGACTGGAG acaACCCTCCAGGACCAGACACTCCAGGAGGACCATATCCAACCATAGTAACAAGTACCAGAACCGGGAAAAACGTTCTCATAGTCCAGGCTTCAGCCTATACGAAATACTTGGGCAATATTACGGTTTATTATGATAGTGAAGGTGAAATTGCTGACTACTCTGGAGCCCCCATTTATATAGAACACGATTTACCTAAAG aTGAAGGAATTAATAAAGATTTGGAACCATGGGATGAAATGATTGAGGCAGAAGGTTCGATGGTGATTGGTTCGACTTTAGTGAGATTGTCAAAAACTGATTGCTACTACAGCGAATGCACCTTAGGAAATTTCGTCACTGAtgcttttatttttgga tATTCTCAAAATGCACAAAACAATTCTTGGACTAATGCTGCTATCGCTATAATTAATGCTGGAGGACTAAGAACTGATATTGAAATTGGAA ATATAACTTATGGAGACATGGTGAGTTCCCAACCTTTTTCCAATACTGTAGATCTCGGACAGTTGCaaggaaaatatattaaagaacTTCTGGAGCAATCTGCTGGAGCTTATAGTAATGGAAGAATTACATCTGATTTGAAACTTATTCAGGTTTCAg gaaTCCATGTGGTTTACAACGTGTCAAGGCCTGTAGGAGACAGAGTGGTAGGTTTAAAAATTCGTTGTCAAGAATGTGCTGTTCCAATCTATGAAGAATTAGATGAgaataaaatgtattatatGGCAGTACCATCGTTTGTTGTTGGAG GTGGCGATGACTTTACTGCCCTCTCAgataatttgcaaaatttagtTACAGGGCAACTAGATATAGACATATTCAAACGATATTTGAAATACAGATCTCCAGTTTATGAAGAACAAGAGGACCGGATCATTGTTCTTGGAGCTGAAGAAGTTAAAGTGACTGGACTTGatttataa
- the LOC136412750 gene encoding nose resistant to fluoxetine protein 6-like yields MHLVLSNNLVVLAFTYLSLEFNEFGEKSRCLDSDDQNINNSSFVAVNRPIYNLLDLWTNFPSYIFSNLANISTKCQMEYNKHRNSAAQGKLNSLKLFDATAKPPSGILSGNINQFGDFDECLEVPNAQYCLALLDFDLLKQQPHGKLVHAHFAITETFEDPSHRVPGSSFVRWGFCIPKECSADDLINALRVKINVKAKVAGNTCQRSTGVHLITSADYMVRGYFLGIALIVVISSAIYHKAGNNKNDLLSVFAIQKNFKSLITVASKNGRNFSSIHGVRFFSALALLMAHKTMASLYNPYINKTRMTEIQAMKWSVIGRNSVLYTDCFLLISGLLNANALLRDSEKYKRMKFREKLLGRLVRILPGMVTTILFCTYILPLMGSGPLWPIVVNHHSNLCRKNMWRNFLFIHNYFGFKDMCLTHTHQLGIDMQLFLATPVLLYILSKNRGIGVVMVVAVSAVSTLLRFYNTLAYKLNYVVHYGVPISRLFDTADFSYILPTNRASIYLIGVTLADLLKNYKKMSLSNKQLYYIWSFTYTIGLITWFAPVSMSTRDYQYHPMEAAIYSAIYPFTWGIAIGWIIYASEMGIGGGWLAPLLTWKYFQIFTKIAYGVYLVQFPVFFYNVGIRRHTEEYKSYMMFPSLETMWIIIFATCLALFVEMPCSNLYKIVLSRFINNCK; encoded by the exons ATGCATTTAGTCTTAAGCAATAATCTTGTAGTATTAGCCTTTACCTA tttaagtttggaatttaaTGAATTCGGGGAAAAGTCCAGGTGTTTGG ATTCTGATGATCAGAATATCAATAACTCTTCCTTTGTCGCTGTTAATAGACCCATTTACAATCTCCTTGATTTATGGACAAATTTCCCCAGttatatattttctaatcTTGCCAATATTTCTACAAAATGCCAGATGGAATATAATAAGCATCGCAATAGTGCCGCACAAGGGAAGTTAAATTCTCTAAAAC tgtttGATGCCACAGCAAAACCTCCGTCAGGGATTCTTAGCGGCAACATAAACCAGTTTGGAGACTTTGATGAATGCTTAGAAGTACCAAATGCCCAATATTGCTTAGCATTGTTAGATTTTGATCTTCTGAAGCAGCAACCACATGGAAAATTAGTTCACGCGCATTTTGCCATTACAGAAACATTTGAAGAT CCTTCTCACAGAGTACCAGGTTCCTCTTTCGTGAGATGGGGGTTTTGTATTCCAAAGGAATGTAGCGCTGACGATTTAATAAATGCTTTAAGGGTCAAGATTAATGTCAAAGCAAAAGTTGCTGGAAATACGTGTCAAAGATCTACTGGAGTTCACTTAATTACTTCTGCAGATTATATGGTTAGAGGGTATTTCCTTGGTATTGCACTTATTGTAGTGATTTCGTCAGCTATTTATCATAAAGCTGGAAATAACAAGAATGATTTGTTAAGTGTCTTTGCTATccagaaaaactttaaaagctTAATAACAGTAGCATCAAAAAATGGCAGAAACTTCAGCTCTATACACGGAGTCAGGTTCTTTTCAGCTTTAGCTCTCTTGATGGCTCATAAAACTATGGCTTCGTTGTATAATCCTTACATCAATAAAACCAGGATGACAGAG ATACAAGCGATGAAGTGGTCAGTGATAGGACGTAATTCTGTGCTTTACACGGATTGCTTCTTATTGATCAGTGGATTGTTAAACGCCAATGCACTACTTAGGGACTCTGAGAAATACAAACGCATGAAATTTAGAGAGAAGTTACTTGGTCGACTAGTTCG aattctACCAGGAATGGTTACTACGATCTTATTCTGCACCTATATACTCCCTTTAATGGGCTCTGGCCCTCTTTGGCCCATCGTAGTCAACCATCACTCCAATTTGTGTAGGAAAAATATGTGGagaaactttttattcattCACAACTATTTTGGGTTTAAAGACATG TGTTTAACTCACACTCACCAACTGGGCATTGACATGCAGTTATTCCTGGCAACTCCAGTACTTTTATACATTTTGAGCAAGAACCGTGGAATTGGGGTTGTTATGGTAGTAGCAGTATCAGCAGTATCGACACTTTTGCGCTTCTACAATACCTTAGCTTATAAGCTAAATTACGTTGTACATTATGGAGTTCC aatttcccGATTGTTTGACACTGCCGATTTCTCTTACATACTGCCCACCAACCGAGCttccatttatttaatagGAGTCACATTAGCTGATCTCTTAAAAAACTATAAGAAAATGTCTCTCTCTAat AAACAACTCTACTACATTTGGTCATTTACTTACACTATCGGTCTAATTACATGGTTCGCCCCAGTATCTATGTCGACTAGAGACTACCAATATCATCCTATGGAAGCAGCTATTTACAGTGCAATTTATCCATTTACATGGGGGATTGCAATTGGATGGATTATATATGCATCTGAAATGGGGATTGGGGGTG gttGGTTAGCTCCTCTGCTCACTTGGAAGTACTTtcagatatttacaaaaattgcttATGGAGTATATTTAGTACAGTTTccagttttcttttataacGTTGGAATTAGGCGGCATACTGAAGAATATAAAAGTTACATGATG tttccTTCATTGGAAACGATGTGGATCATCATATTTGCCACGTGTCTTGCATTATTCGTTGAGATGCCTTGTAGTAACTTgtataaaattgtattaagtcgatttataaataattgtaaataa
- the atms gene encoding RNA polymerase II-associated factor 1 homolog → MPPTIQNGPSQVEKRQERPAKPADKRSDLICKVKYCNTLPDIPFDLKFISYPFESTRFIQYNPTSLERNYRYEVLTEHDLGVNIDLINKDIYAVDQGVHLDPADEKLLEEDILTPQDSKRSRHHAKSVSWLRRTEYISTEQTRFQPQTMDKVEAKVGYSIKKSFNNETLYMDRDSQIQAIEKTFADCKIPIDKHYSKPNVVPVEVLPVYPDFNLWKYPCAQVIFDSDPAPIGKGVPAQIEEMSQAMIRGVMDESGEQFVAYFLPVEETLQKRREDFANNVPYQDDEEYEYKMAREYNWNFKSKASKGYEENYFFVIRHDGVYYNELETRVRLSKRRQKVGQAPSNTRLVVKHRAMNAHEFKMQRYRKRQLEPPGEDDEEMEIEEQEEIDQDGNDSQAGSDAEHEKEDKTKDSENESNDGRISHQSKSSSRSSRSRSKSHSKSPSRSRSRSKSRSRSKSGSRSRSPSKSPSRSRSGSRSRSASKSPSRSRSASGSRSGSGSDSE, encoded by the exons ATGCCTCCAACTATCCAAAACGGACCCAGCCAGGTAGAAAAACGACAAGAAAGACCTGCAAAACCTGCAGATAAAAG ATCCGACCTAATATGCAAAGTAAAGTATTGCAATACTTTACCGGACATTCCTTTTGACTTGAAGTTCATTTCATACCCCTTTGAGTCCACAAGATTCATTCAGTACAATCCTACATCTTTAGAACGAAACTATCGATATGAGGTACTTACAGAACATGATTTGGGcgtaaatattgatttaatcAATAAAGATATTTACGCTGTAGATCAAGGTGTTCATTTAG ACCCTGCTGACGAAAAACTTCTCGAAGAAGATATTCTCACACCTCAAGACTCAAAAAGATCTCGCCATCATGCAAAATCAGTATCATGGCTTCGCCGAACTGAATACATTTCTACTGAACAAACCAGATTTCAACCTCAAACTATGGACAAAGTTGAGGCCAAAGTGGGTTACAGCATTAAAAAGTCCTTTAACAATGAGACACTTTACATGGATCGAGATTCTCAGATTCAAGCTATTGAAAAGACATTTGCTGACTGTAAAATACCTATTGATAAACATTACAGTAAACCCAATGTGGTGCCTGTTGAGGTTCTTCCAGTTTATCCAGACTTCAATTTGTGGAAATATCCTTGTGCTCAAGTAATATTTGACTCTGATCCTGCACCAATTGGCAAAGGAGTTCCTGCTCAGATTGAGGAAATGTCTCAGGCTATGATTAGAGGTGTGATGGATGAAAGTGGAGAGCAGTTTGTTGCCTACTTTCTCCCAGTGGAGGAAACCCTACAAAAACGTAGAGAGGACTTTGCTAATAATGTTCCATATCAGGATGATGAGGAATATGAGTACAAAATGGCCAGGGAATACAATTGGAATTTCAAGAGCAAGGCAAGCAAAG GTTATGAAGAAAACTACTTCTTTGTTATTCGTCATGACGGAGTGTATTATAATGAGCTGGAAACTAGAGTGCGTCTAAGTAAGAGACGGCAGAAGGTGGGACAGGCTCCCAGTAATACCAGATTAGTGGTCAAGCATAGAGCAATGAATGCCCATGAATTTAAGATGCAAAGATATAGGAAGAGGCAACTAGAACCCCCAG GAGAGGATGACGAAGAAATGGAAATTGAAGAGCAGGAAGAAATAGATCAAGACGGCAATGACAGCCAAGCAGGCTCAGACGCGGAGCATGAAAAAGAAGACAAAACCAAGGACAGTGAAAACGAAAGTAACGATGGCCGGATTTCGCACCAGTCTAAATCGTCATCAAGATCGTCCAGATCTCGCTCAAAGTCCCACTCGAAATCCCCTTCACGGTCCAGATCTCGGTCTAAGTCTCGTTCGAGATCAAAATCCGGCTCTCGAAGCAGGTCTCCTAGCAAGTCTCCTTCCCGGTCCAGGTCAGGTTCGAGGTCTAGATCAGCATCAAAATCTCCGTCAAGATCCAGATCGGCGTCTGGATCAAGATCCGGGTCAGGGTCCGATAGTGAATAA
- the LOC136413796 gene encoding surfeit locus protein 6 homolog codes for MELSKATGKKLDSKNVELFLLDQNKFILSLFSVCGLPERPKLDEEINEETPLHPPSLINETNKKTRAKSLHELEERLNKIRSKKKLSYKEKLTKKNLKNKMKKKNKQDVRNAKSKLERAAKTTLKNECFTGETPGLPLGKTEGKVPVFNTENKLVFSKIDFANLGKQKVKKQEKNPEKILKKLTEENNKLQQLKSTGETTKMIQIKEKTAWKNALAKAEGQKIKDDPILLKKSMQKKKQKVRASKKKWEARISGVAKAKEEKQKKRKDNIDQRKKQKKVKQLKGAAKRGKIIAGF; via the exons ATGGAGCTTTCCAAGGCAACAGGGAAGAAATTAGACTCAAAGAACGTTGAACTGTTTCTACTAGaccaaaataaattcatattaagCCTATTTTCTGTTTGTGGTCTCCCAGAAAGACCAA AACTAGATGAGGAAATTAACGAAGAGACACCTTTACATCCACCTAGCTTAATTAATGAGACAAACAAGAAAACGAGAGCTAAATCTTTACATGAACTGGAAGAACGGTTGAACAAAATAcgaagcaaaaaaaaactttcttataaagaaaaattgaccaaaaaaaatttgaaaaataaaatgaagaaaaagaacAAGCAAGATGTTAGAAATGCAAAATCCAAGCTGGAGAGGGCTGCTAAAACGACTCTGAAAAATGAGTGCTTTACTGGAGAAACTCCAGGGCTTCCACTTGGAAAGACTGAAGGAAAAGTACCagtttttaatacagaaaataaattagtattttctaaaattgactTTGCAAACTTGGGTAAGCAAAAGGTGAAGAAACAGGAAAAAAACCCtgagaaaatattaaagaaactcACAGAGGAGAACAACAAATTACAGCAATTAAAATCTACAGGAGAGACTACAAAAATGATACAAATTAAGGAGAAAACAGCCTGGAAAAATGCCTTGGCCAAAGCCgaaggacaaaaaataaaagatgaTCCAATATTGCTGAAAAAGtctatgcaaaaaaaaaagcaGAAAGTGAGAgccagcaaaaaaaaatgggagGCCAGAATAAGCGGAGTTGCAAAGGCTAAAgaagagaaacaaaaaaagcGCAAGGACAATATTGACCAAAGGAAAAAGCAGAAGAAAGTAAAACAGCTAAAAGGAGCAgctaaaagaggaaaaattataGCTGGATTTTAA
- the LOC136413811 gene encoding post-GPI attachment to proteins factor 2-like, protein MKESQSSINPHRGEHNTHNEELVVHYKINFKYVGLCTVCIPLAALLLCLLTAYILQFDDVHETHCKVFNILPSISAVTGISPQRYIWRISIALHIGPRVIISAVYNAYQLNMINPSADQDVKARAQLWLNMSFLLDLIEAGSLCGVTYISNRENYPIHEKLFITFMVSSLTHMLACIKGTKIAAETRKDLESVKTGLKYKKDLFALSLLCTAGLVIFFIQHRFFCFRMAFSLFALCEYIIAAANVAFHLSVILDFPTEELMVGKFTVRHSTDGSGDELIAHKKDD, encoded by the exons ATGAAAGAATCTCAATCTTCAATAAACCCACATAGGGGCGAACATAATACTCATAATGAAGAATTAGTGGTACattacaaaatcaattttaagtATGTAGGGCTTTGCACTGTTTGCATCCCTCTTGCAGCCCTTCTTTTATGCTTGCTTACAGCATATATCTTGCAGTTTGATGATGTACATGAGACGCATTGCAAG GTATTCAACATTTTACCATCAATTAGTGCTGTAACAGGAATAAGTCCCCAAAGGTACATCTGGAGAATAAGCATTGCACTTCACATAGGACCAAGAGTAATAATTTCTGCTGTGTATAATGCATATCAACTTAATATGATCAACCCTTCAGCTGACCAAGAT GTAAAGGCCAGGGCACAATTGTGGTTAAATATGTCGTTTTTGCTGGACCTAATAGAAGCAGGTTCATTATGTGGAGTCACCTATATTTCTAATAGAGAAAATTATC CAATTCATGAGAAGCTCTTCATAACATTTATGGTGAGCAGTTTAACGCACATGTTGGCCTGTATTAAAGGCACAAAAATAGCAGCAGAAACGAGAAAAGATCTGGAATCAGTTAAGACTGGCCTAAAGTACAAGAAAGATTTGTTTGCTTTGTCTTTATTATGCACAGCTGGATTggtgatatttttcattcagcACCGATTCTTCTGCTTCAGAATGG CTTTCAGTCTGTTTGCCTTATGTGAATACATAATAGCAGCAGCAAATGTGGCATTCCATCTTTCGGTTATCTTAGATTTTCCCACTGAAGAGCTTATGGTGGGAAAGTTTACAGTTCGGCATAGCACAGATGGTTCTGGAGATGAACTGATTGCACACAAAAAAGATGATTAA
- the Taldo gene encoding probable transaldolase: protein MSEPQCKRSKMASTLDQLKAFTVVVADTGDFEAMKAYKPTDATTNPSLILQAANIAQYKPLIEKAVKYGAKLGNNVEEKLEHAMEMLCVLFGVEILKIVPGRVSTEVDARLSFDTEASVEKARKIIQLYADNGIGKERILIKLASTWEGIQAAKILESKYGIHCNLTLLFNFAQAVACAEAGVTLISPFVGRILDWYIANTDKKSFSGEEDPGVISVTKIYNYYKKFGYKTVVMGASFRNTSEIKALAGCDLLTISPKLLGELEASIEKLPRKLSPETAKETSLEKLELNEARFRWLLNEDQMATDKLSDGIRKFAADSIKLEGIIRDLIVKA, encoded by the exons ATGTCAGAACCTCAGTGTAAAAGAAGCAAGATGGCAAGTACCTTGGACCAACTTAAGGCATTCACTGTTGTGGTGGCAGATACTGGGGACTTCGAAG CCATGAAGGCTTATAAGCCCACAGACGCTACAACAAATCCTTCACTTATACTGCAAGCCGCTAACATTGCTCAATACAAACCTCTCATTGAAAAAGCAGTAAAGTATGGCGCCAAATTGGGAAACAATGTTGAGGAGAAGCTCGAACATGCCATGGAAATGTTGTGTGTTCTTTTTGgagttgaaattttgaagattgTGCCTGGACGGGTCTCCACTGAGGTTGATGCAAG GTTGTCATTTGACACTGAGGCAAGTGTGGAGAAGGCAAGAAAAATCATCCAACTATATGCAGACAATGGTATTGGCAAGGaaagaattttgattaaattggCATCAACCTGGGAGGGAATTCAGGCTGCAAA AATTCTAGAATCAAAATATGGAATTCACTGTAATCTGACTTTGTTATTCAACTTTGCTCAGGCAGTGGCCTGTGCTGAGGCTGGAGTTACCCTCATTTCCCCTTTTGTAGGCAGAATCTTAGATTG GTACATTGCAAACAcggacaaaaaaagtttttcaggaGAAGAGGATCCAGGTGTCATTTCTGTAACCAAAATCTACAACTACTATAAGAAATTTGGTTACAAAACCGTTGTTATGGGGGCCTCATTTAGAAACACGT CTGAAATCAAAGCTTTGGCTGGCTGCGATTTGCTGACCATCAGCCCCAAATTGCTAGGAGAATTAGAAGCCTCCATTGAAAAGTTGCCCAGGAAATTGAGTCCCGAAACTGCGAAAGAAACCTCACTGGAGAAATTGGAGTTAAATGAAGCCAGATTTCGATGGCTGCTGAATGAAGATCAAATGGCTACGGACAAATTGTCTGACGGGATCAGGAAATTCGCCGCCGATTCGATCAAACTTGAGGGTATTATTCGGGACCTAATTGTAAAAGCTTAA